Proteins encoded by one window of Nocardia goodfellowii:
- a CDS encoding serine/threonine protein kinase, with protein sequence MDGPGWRVGSRFGPYELRALLGKGGMGEVYEAYDTVKERVVAVKLLPEELAADPVYQVRFRRESQAAARLAEPHIIPIHDWGVIDGVLFIDMRLVPGTDLRTLLREQGPMAPHRAIAIIEQIAAALDAAHADGLVHRDVKPANILVTEADFAYLADFGIAHTEGDAAVTQVGMAVGSYVYMAPERFDVGQVTGRADIYSLACVLHECLTGATPFPQASMSVLIRSHLTEAPPRPSVARPGVPPALDEVIARGMAKDPADRYPTAAAFAQAARAAAGAPPAPAPKFVVHAPDPSRFGHPDATATRNVVVPPETGEFSVIQPPGATEVSLTDFHFTPLPAPEPAEPASGPVPVRPFPDAHLYGETEQYPSGQFAAVPEAPVTQKYTAPYGSEPHPYTPPENYTAPERFADPHAYSAPHDDRSDTNGYDRPDYPHQQAYSEPKRYPAPESHSAQNGFTSQQPLPEPHGPAEPSSSGERPRYPGTDDHSAPRDFTAQQPFRAFEPQSERRALAEPEPDPDGEAHSVPRGFAVPQSRSESAGFSPSAGSGEREAYSGPENHSAPRGFAVPRSAAFSPSAGSGEKEPYSAPEAHSAPRGFEKPYPEAEGYPESRGSEVRPPYADSESRGFGAQPYPDGESNSAPRGFAQQQAYSASPDYSNPPGFGDPDYREPQAYSESEGYAAPNHPERQAYSDSPYAPGVGRGAAQDLTAAARAYPVEPYDERYPDEPYAPETQRYSQYSAEPQPGYEPQHGSEDVYRPAAQAYSAYSSAPDYDDDRYSPRGGYGPADDSDDPYHPASSRRSILLPMLVGVLSVVVVAVAGAVGWQMFGGGNSQPAADAPAGSSVVSTTQAVSPGTSAPQSSSAAPTTTGTAVKLPDGAKPCSTGSSTGNYGKSATGSEVTSCQFAEAVRKAYAESASATRAPSSVVATSPVTGRTYTMNCVAQGQLVTCSGGENAVVYVYS encoded by the coding sequence GTGGACGGACCTGGCTGGAGGGTCGGCAGTCGATTCGGGCCGTACGAGTTGCGTGCGCTGCTGGGCAAAGGCGGGATGGGCGAGGTCTACGAGGCCTACGACACCGTCAAAGAGCGCGTGGTGGCGGTCAAGCTGCTGCCCGAGGAACTCGCCGCGGATCCCGTGTATCAGGTGCGGTTCCGGCGTGAATCGCAGGCGGCGGCCCGGCTGGCCGAACCGCACATCATCCCGATCCACGACTGGGGCGTGATCGACGGCGTCCTGTTCATCGACATGCGTCTGGTGCCGGGCACCGATCTGCGCACCCTGCTGCGCGAGCAAGGGCCGATGGCGCCGCACCGGGCGATCGCCATCATCGAGCAGATCGCCGCCGCGCTGGACGCCGCGCACGCCGACGGGCTCGTGCATCGCGACGTGAAACCGGCGAACATTCTCGTCACCGAAGCCGATTTCGCCTATCTCGCCGATTTCGGCATCGCGCATACCGAAGGCGACGCCGCTGTCACCCAGGTGGGGATGGCGGTCGGGTCCTATGTGTACATGGCGCCCGAGCGGTTCGACGTCGGGCAGGTCACCGGCCGCGCGGACATCTACTCGCTGGCCTGTGTACTGCACGAATGCCTTACCGGCGCAACACCGTTCCCGCAGGCCAGCATGAGCGTGCTGATCCGCTCCCATCTGACCGAGGCGCCGCCGCGGCCGAGCGTGGCCCGGCCCGGGGTACCGCCCGCATTGGATGAGGTCATCGCCCGCGGCATGGCCAAGGACCCGGCCGACCGGTATCCGACCGCCGCGGCATTCGCGCAGGCCGCACGCGCCGCCGCCGGGGCACCCCCCGCGCCCGCGCCGAAATTCGTTGTGCACGCCCCGGATCCGTCCCGCTTCGGGCACCCCGACGCGACGGCGACCCGCAACGTGGTGGTGCCGCCCGAGACCGGCGAGTTCTCGGTCATCCAACCGCCCGGCGCGACCGAGGTCAGTCTCACCGACTTCCATTTCACGCCGCTGCCCGCCCCGGAGCCAGCTGAGCCCGCATCCGGACCGGTGCCCGTCCGCCCGTTCCCCGACGCCCACCTCTACGGCGAGACCGAGCAGTACCCCAGCGGCCAGTTCGCCGCGGTCCCCGAAGCGCCGGTGACCCAGAAATACACGGCGCCCTACGGCTCTGAGCCCCACCCGTACACGCCGCCGGAGAACTACACCGCACCAGAGCGTTTCGCGGACCCGCACGCGTACTCGGCGCCACACGACGACCGCTCCGACACTAATGGTTACGACCGACCCGACTACCCGCACCAGCAGGCGTACTCGGAGCCGAAGCGCTATCCGGCCCCCGAAAGCCATTCGGCGCAAAACGGTTTCACCAGCCAACAGCCACTTCCAGAGCCACACGGCCCCGCCGAGCCGAGCAGTTCGGGCGAGCGGCCGCGATACCCGGGCACCGATGACCATTCGGCACCGCGTGACTTCACGGCGCAGCAGCCCTTCCGGGCGTTCGAGCCGCAGTCCGAGCGACGTGCGCTCGCGGAACCAGAGCCTGATCCGGATGGTGAGGCGCACTCCGTGCCGCGTGGTTTCGCGGTGCCGCAGTCCCGTTCGGAATCTGCGGGCTTTTCGCCGTCGGCGGGTTCGGGGGAGCGGGAAGCGTACTCCGGTCCCGAGAATCATTCAGCGCCGCGTGGTTTCGCGGTGCCGCGGTCCGCAGCCTTCTCGCCCTCGGCGGGTTCGGGGGAAAAGGAGCCGTACTCAGCCCCCGAGGCGCACTCCGCGCCGCGTGGCTTCGAGAAGCCCTACCCGGAAGCCGAGGGCTATCCGGAGTCGCGGGGTTCCGAGGTGCGGCCGCCCTACGCGGATTCGGAATCGCGCGGTTTCGGTGCTCAGCCCTATCCGGATGGCGAGAGCAACTCCGCGCCCCGTGGTTTTGCGCAGCAGCAAGCCTATTCGGCGTCTCCGGACTACTCGAATCCACCGGGTTTCGGCGATCCGGACTATCGGGAGCCGCAGGCGTATTCGGAATCGGAGGGCTATGCGGCTCCGAATCATCCGGAACGGCAGGCATATTCGGATTCGCCGTACGCGCCTGGGGTAGGACGGGGCGCGGCCCAGGACCTCACTGCCGCCGCGCGGGCTTACCCGGTCGAACCGTATGACGAACGGTATCCGGACGAGCCGTACGCGCCGGAAACCCAGCGGTACTCGCAGTACTCGGCGGAGCCGCAGCCGGGATATGAGCCGCAGCACGGTTCCGAGGACGTGTATCGCCCGGCGGCCCAAGCATATTCGGCGTACTCATCCGCGCCGGACTACGACGACGACCGCTACTCGCCACGCGGCGGCTACGGACCGGCCGACGATTCGGACGATCCGTACCATCCCGCGTCCTCGCGCCGCTCGATCCTGCTGCCGATGCTGGTCGGTGTGCTCAGCGTGGTCGTGGTGGCCGTGGCCGGTGCGGTGGGCTGGCAGATGTTCGGCGGCGGCAACTCGCAGCCCGCCGCGGACGCCCCGGCCGGTAGCTCCGTGGTTTCGACCACGCAAGCCGTCTCGCCGGGAACCTCCGCGCCGCAATCGAGTTCGGCAGCCCCGACGACCACGGGTACCGCGGTGAAGCTGCCCGACGGTGCGAAGCCGTGCTCGACGGGTTCGTCGACCGGCAACTACGGTAAGTCCGCCACCGGCAGCGAGGTCACCAGTTGCCAGTTCGCCGAAGCCGTGCGCAAGGCCTATGCCGAATCCGCCTCCGCCACCCGCGCACCGAGCTCGGTGGTAGCGACCAGCCCGGTCACCGGCCGGACGTACACAATGAATTGCGTCGCCCAGGGTCAGCTGGTGACCTGCAGCGGCGGTGAGAACGCGGTGGTTTATGTCTATTCGTAG
- a CDS encoding serine hydrolase, which translates to MSIRSLRKALGGSAFALLLLTSCAQDPGNDAAAEPTTITQAAARSEQQNLQLTLPGTLAHSFQQLQGSWRGHLGMAVLPVGGTKIVSFGDWSTGPAWSTMKVPLTLAAVRRSPANAGYTATTAITQSDNTAADTLWQSLGGAQEAAKAVEAVLREGGDTKTVVPPTRTRAEHSSFGQAEWSLTEQVRFAAKLPCLPQASTVLSMMAQIIPNHRWGLGTFTGAEFKGGWGPDTSGAYLVRQFGLIDTAGGQIAVAFAAQPDSGTFNDGMTALDKMAALLTQHLDELAGGKCAA; encoded by the coding sequence ATGTCTATTCGTAGTCTGCGAAAAGCACTGGGCGGCAGTGCCTTCGCACTGCTTCTGCTGACTTCTTGCGCGCAGGATCCCGGCAACGACGCCGCCGCCGAACCGACCACGATCACCCAGGCGGCGGCCCGTTCCGAACAGCAGAACCTGCAGCTGACCCTCCCCGGCACTCTGGCGCACAGTTTCCAGCAGTTGCAGGGCAGCTGGCGCGGTCATCTCGGCATGGCCGTCTTGCCGGTCGGCGGCACCAAGATCGTCTCCTTCGGCGACTGGTCCACCGGTCCGGCCTGGTCGACCATGAAGGTCCCGCTGACTCTCGCCGCCGTGCGGCGCTCTCCGGCCAACGCCGGCTACACCGCCACCACCGCGATCACCCAGTCCGACAACACCGCCGCCGACACGCTGTGGCAGTCGCTCGGCGGCGCGCAGGAGGCGGCGAAAGCGGTGGAGGCGGTGCTGCGCGAAGGCGGCGACACAAAGACCGTGGTGCCCCCGACCCGCACCCGCGCCGAACATTCGTCGTTCGGTCAGGCGGAGTGGTCGCTGACCGAGCAGGTCCGATTCGCGGCCAAGCTACCGTGTCTGCCGCAGGCCTCGACCGTGCTGAGCATGATGGCGCAGATCATCCCGAACCACCGGTGGGGCCTGGGTACGTTCACCGGCGCCGAATTCAAGGGTGGATGGGGGCCGGATACCTCCGGCGCCTACCTGGTCCGGCAGTTCGGGCTGATCGACACGGCCGGCGGCCAGATCGCGGTCGCCTTTGCCGCGCAACCGGATTCGGGCACGTTCAACGACGGTATGACCGCTCTGGACAAGATGGCGGCGCTGCTTACCCAGCACTTGGACGAGCTTGCCGGAGGTAAGTGCGCCGCCTGA